ATCCAGGGTCGAAATGCGTTTCTTGCTCGCAGGCTTTTCAGTTATTCCGTTGCCGGGGCCGCGGCGATGGTGCGAGCGTGCTGCTCGGCAGCTTTTTCGGCCAACCAGGCGTTAAACTCGGCGCGCGGCTCGAACGTGGCCCGGCCGCTCATTTTGTAGTGTCCCCAGCCACACAGTTCGGCACAGACAATATCGACAGTCTCTTTTGGCTCGCGACATTTGAACCACATGTACTGCTGCATGCCGGGAACCACGTCCTGCTTGATTCTCAAATTTGGCAGGAAGAAGCTGTGTAGCACGTCGGCACTTTTGATGCTGAGGAGCACTTCCTCGCCGGAGGGAAAATGAATGTCGCCGTCGACGCGGATGATGTCGTCCGGCGTGTGCAGTTCATTATCGGGACCGGGATAGCGTACATCCCAATTGAACTGCCGGCCCGTGATTTCAGCGGTGACGATTGGCGTGCCATCCGGGAGAGTGCCAAGATTGGGCCGCCGCATTTTGGCATCGGCCCAGGCGTTCATCTGGTAAATCGCGATGAACAGGAGAGTCACCGCCAGCAGAATGGTCCATACGACTTCGAGCGTGTGGCTGCCGTGCGAGAACTTCACCGGCTCGGCATTCGATTGATTGTTGTATTTCCAAATAAAGTAAAACAAACAAACCTCGGTGCCCAGGAAAATGACGCCTGT
The genomic region above belongs to Pirellulales bacterium and contains:
- a CDS encoding cytochrome c oxidase subunit II, which produces MRHFWAFLFLLVPILGVLTFVLAPYYNHAFPHDISEQGRVIDQLFMFILLLTGVIFLGTEVCLFYFIWKYNNQSNAEPVKFSHGSHTLEVVWTILLAVTLLFIAIYQMNAWADAKMRRPNLGTLPDGTPIVTAEITGRQFNWDVRYPGPDNELHTPDDIIRVDGDIHFPSGEEVLLSIKSADVLHSFFLPNLRIKQDVVPGMQQYMWFKCREPKETVDIVCAELCGWGHYKMSGRATFEPRAEFNAWLAEKAAEQHARTIAAAPATE